A region from the Coffea eugenioides isolate CCC68of chromosome 9, Ceug_1.0, whole genome shotgun sequence genome encodes:
- the LOC113782677 gene encoding protein DETOXIFICATION 45, chloroplastic-like, with protein MAATPVYFNGGLAVKGLTTGWAGNSGSGCQPPPLPPSQLSWRRRSANTSANLLRLYPLSANQPNKRFLSYSHTRNKCFISGPNHPLSSDYGVQSFNGETSDSIILHQHPAISTCNGGLQIHKIENELETISLSPSQIPDIRRELVMLSLPAIAGQAIEPLVQLMETAYIGRLGSLELASAGVSITIFNTISKLFNIPLLSVATSFVAEDISKNISQVSATEMGDSTNGKPFDAQVGRQQLSSVSTALVLAIGIGIFEALALSFGSGFLLNLMGISHGSPMRAAAEQFLALRALGAPAFVVSLALQGIFRGFKDTKTPVFCLGFGNFTAILLFPLLMYHFGLGVSGAAISTVISQYIVTFAMILFLNKRVVLLPPKFGELQFGGYLKSGGFLIGRTLAVLLTMTLATSMAARQGPVAMAAHQICFQVWLAVSLLTDALAASSQALIASYLSRDDYGAVRELTQFVLKIGIFTGVSLAVVLGVSFNSLSTFFTKDTEVLKIIATGVLFVSASQPINALAFIFDGLHYGASDFPYAARSMMLVGAISSAFLLYAPAKFGLPGVWSGLTLFMALRMMAGFIRIMSKDSPWWFLHGDFNRAKLTG; from the exons ATGGCTGCCACTCCTGTGTATTTCAACGGCGGTCTAGCTGTTAAGGGATTAACGACTGGTTGGGCTGGGAATTCTGGTTCCGGGTGCCAACCGCCACCGCTGCCGCCGTCGCAGTTGTCATGGCGCCGTCGATCGGCCAACACGTCCGCAAATCTTCTTCGCCTGTACCCTTTATCCGCCAATCAACCCAACAAGCGATTTTTAAGTTATTCGCACACCAGGAATAAGTGCTTTATCTCAGGGCCCAACCATCCATTGAGTTCCGATTACGGAGTGCAGTCTTTTAACGGGGAAACGTCGGATTCTATTATTCTCCACCAACACCCTGCTATCTCAACTTGTAATGGAGGCCTTCA GATTCATAAAATTGAGAATGAGTTGGAAACTATTTCCTTGAGTCCATCTCAAATACCAGACATCAGGCGTGAGCTTGTAATGCTGTCTTTGCCTGCCATTGCGGGTCAGGCAATTGAGCCTTTGGTGCAGTTGATGGAGACAGCTTATATTGGCCGCCTAG GCTCTTTGGAGTTGGCTTCTGCTGGTGTCTCCATAACAatatttaacaccatttcaaAGTTATTCAATATTCCTCTGCTGAGTGTTGCTACTTCTTTTGTGGCTGAGGACATCTCAAAGAACATAAGCCAAGTTTCTGCAACAG AAATGGGAGACAGCACCAATGGGAAACCATTTGATGCCCAAGTAGGAAGGCAGCAGCTATCCTCTGTATCTACAGCTTTAGTTCTAGCAATTGGCATTGGCATATTTGAAGCCTTAGCATTGTCATTTGGATCTGGATTTCTTCTCAATTTGATGGGCATATCACAC GGTTCTCCTATGCGTGCCGCAGCAGAACAGTTTCTTGCTCTGAGAGCACTTGGTGCTCCtgcttttgttgtttctttggCTCTCCAAGGCATTTTCCGTGGTTTTAAGGATACAAAGACTCCAGTATTTTGTCTAG GTTTTGGTAATTTTACAGCTATACTTTTGTTTCCATTACTTATGTATCATTTTGGACTGGGTGTATCTGGAGCTGCAATCTCTACAGTCATATCGCA ATACATCGTGACCTTTGCAATGATCTTATTTTTGAATAAGAGGGTTGTACTACTGCCCCCAAAGTTTGGAGAGTTGCAGTTTGGGGGTTATCTGAAATCTG GTGGCTTTCTAATTGGGCGAACCCTTGCTGTCCTTCTGACGATGACACTTGCCACGTCAATGGCTGCTCGCCAAGGCCCTGTAGCAATGGCTGCTCATCAGATATGCTTCCAAGTATGGTTGGCTGTATCTTTGCTCACAGATGCTTTGGCAGCATCATCTCAG GCCTTGATTGCCAGTTATTTATCAAGAGATGATTATGGAGCTGTCAGGGAACTTACACAATTTGTATTGAAG ATTGGGATATTCACGGGAGTTTCTTTAGCTGTGGTTCTGGGTGTTTCATTTAATTCGCTGTCCACTTTCTTTACAAAGGACACTGAAGTATTAAAAATCATTGCAACTGGTGTACTG TTTGTCAGTGCTAGTCAACCTATAAATGCTTTGGCATTTATTTTTGATGGCCTTCATTATGGTGCTTCAGACTTCCCTTATGCTGCTCGTTCTATG ATGCTGGTTGGGGCCATATCTTCTGCATTTTTGCTATATGCTCCAGCAAAGTTTGGTCTCCCTGGTGTCTGGTCAGGCTTGACTCTCTTCATGGCATTGCGAATGATGGCTGGATTTATCAG AATAATGTCAAAAGACAGTCCATGGTGGTTTCTGCATGGTGACTTTAATAGAGCCAAG CTTACTGGGTGA
- the LOC113782678 gene encoding isocitrate dehydrogenase [NAD] regulatory subunit 1, mitochondrial isoform X1: protein MARRSLKPILHHLLRPSRLSSARSVTYMPRPGDGAPRAVTLIPGDGIGPLVTGAVEQVMDAMHAPVYFEKYDVHGDMKSIPPEVIDSIRKNKVCLKGGLKTPVGGGVHSLNVQLRKDLDLYASLVHCFNLKGLPTRHNNVNIVVIRENTEGEYSGLEHEVVPGVVESLKVMTKFCSERIAKYAFEYAYLNNRKIVTAVHKANIMKLADGLFLESCREVASKYPSIKYNEVIVDNCCMQLVSKPEQFDVMVTPNLYGNLVANTAAGIAGGTGVMPGGNVGADHAVFEQGASAGNVGNEKVVDQRKANPVALLLSSAMMLRHLQFPSFADRLETAVKRVIAEGKYRTKDLGGDSNTQEVVDAVIANLD from the exons ATGGCCAGACGATCCCTAAAACCGATCCTCCACCACCTCCTCCGCCCCTCCCGCCTTTCCTCTGCCCGATCCGTCACCTACATGCCTCGTCCCGGCGACGGCGCTCCCCGTGCCGTCACCCTCATTCCTGGTGACGGAATCGGCCCCCTCGTCACCGGCGCCGTCGAGCAGGTCATGGACGCCATGCACGCCCCCGTCTACTTCGAGAAATACGACGTCCACGGCGACATGAAGAGCATCCCCCCCGAGGTCATCGACTCCATCCGCAAGAACAAGGTCTGCCTCAAGGGCGGCCTCAAGACCCCCGTTGGCGGCGGCGTTCACTCCCTCAACGTCCAGCTCCGCAAGGACCTCGATCTCTACGCTTCCCTCGTCCACTGCTTTAATCTCAAGGGCCTCCCCACCCGTCACAATAACGTCAATATCGTCGTCATTAGGGAGAATACCGAGGGCGAATACTCCGGCCTCGAGCACGAGGTCGTTCCTGGCGTCGTCGAGAGCCTCAAg GTGATGACAAAGTTCTGCTCTGAGCGAATCGCTAAATACGCCTTTGAGTATGCCTATCTCAACAATCGCAAGATTGTTACTGCCGTCCACAAAGCCAACATTATGAAACTTGCTGACGGTCTTTTCTTAGAATCCTGTCGCGAGGTTGCCAGCAAATACCCCAGTATCAAGTACAATGAGGTCATTGTGGACAATTGCTGCATGCAACTCGTCTCCAAGCCAGAGCAATTTGATGTCATG GTCACTCCAAACCTGTATGGGAATCTTGTGGCAAATACAGCAGCTGGTATTGCTGGAGGCACTGGTGTCATGCCTGGAG GTAATGTTGGGGCCGATCATGCTGTTTTTGAGCAAGGTGCATCAGCTGGAAATGTGGGGAATGAGAAGGTAGTGGACCAAAGGAAGGCTAACCCCGTGGCTTTGCTTCTTTCATCAGCCATGATGTTGAGACATCTGCAGTTTCCATCATTTGCTGATCGACTAGAAACTGCAGTGAAACGTGTAATAGCAGAGGGTAAATACAGAACTAAAGATCTCGGTGGAGACAGCAACACCCAAGAAGTTGTGGATGCTGTCATAGCAAATCTGGACTAA
- the LOC113782678 gene encoding isocitrate dehydrogenase [NAD] regulatory subunit 1, mitochondrial isoform X2 produces the protein MARRSLKPILHHLLRPSRLSSARSVTYMPRPGDGAPRAVTLIPGDGIGPLVTGAVEQVMDAMHAPVYFEKYDVHGDMKSIPPEVIDSIRKNKVCLKGGLKTPVGGGVHSLNVQLRKDLDLYASLVHCFNLKGLPTRHNNVNIVVIRENTEGEYSGLEHEVVPGVVESLKFCSERIAKYAFEYAYLNNRKIVTAVHKANIMKLADGLFLESCREVASKYPSIKYNEVIVDNCCMQLVSKPEQFDVMVTPNLYGNLVANTAAGIAGGTGVMPGGNVGADHAVFEQGASAGNVGNEKVVDQRKANPVALLLSSAMMLRHLQFPSFADRLETAVKRVIAEGKYRTKDLGGDSNTQEVVDAVIANLD, from the exons ATGGCCAGACGATCCCTAAAACCGATCCTCCACCACCTCCTCCGCCCCTCCCGCCTTTCCTCTGCCCGATCCGTCACCTACATGCCTCGTCCCGGCGACGGCGCTCCCCGTGCCGTCACCCTCATTCCTGGTGACGGAATCGGCCCCCTCGTCACCGGCGCCGTCGAGCAGGTCATGGACGCCATGCACGCCCCCGTCTACTTCGAGAAATACGACGTCCACGGCGACATGAAGAGCATCCCCCCCGAGGTCATCGACTCCATCCGCAAGAACAAGGTCTGCCTCAAGGGCGGCCTCAAGACCCCCGTTGGCGGCGGCGTTCACTCCCTCAACGTCCAGCTCCGCAAGGACCTCGATCTCTACGCTTCCCTCGTCCACTGCTTTAATCTCAAGGGCCTCCCCACCCGTCACAATAACGTCAATATCGTCGTCATTAGGGAGAATACCGAGGGCGAATACTCCGGCCTCGAGCACGAGGTCGTTCCTGGCGTCGTCGAGAGCCTCAAg TTCTGCTCTGAGCGAATCGCTAAATACGCCTTTGAGTATGCCTATCTCAACAATCGCAAGATTGTTACTGCCGTCCACAAAGCCAACATTATGAAACTTGCTGACGGTCTTTTCTTAGAATCCTGTCGCGAGGTTGCCAGCAAATACCCCAGTATCAAGTACAATGAGGTCATTGTGGACAATTGCTGCATGCAACTCGTCTCCAAGCCAGAGCAATTTGATGTCATG GTCACTCCAAACCTGTATGGGAATCTTGTGGCAAATACAGCAGCTGGTATTGCTGGAGGCACTGGTGTCATGCCTGGAG GTAATGTTGGGGCCGATCATGCTGTTTTTGAGCAAGGTGCATCAGCTGGAAATGTGGGGAATGAGAAGGTAGTGGACCAAAGGAAGGCTAACCCCGTGGCTTTGCTTCTTTCATCAGCCATGATGTTGAGACATCTGCAGTTTCCATCATTTGCTGATCGACTAGAAACTGCAGTGAAACGTGTAATAGCAGAGGGTAAATACAGAACTAAAGATCTCGGTGGAGACAGCAACACCCAAGAAGTTGTGGATGCTGTCATAGCAAATCTGGACTAA
- the LOC113783023 gene encoding SEC1 family transport protein SLY1, with translation MALNLRQKQTECILRMLNLNQPLNPGAGAGNDEEVYKILIYDRFCQDILSPLIHVKDLRKHGVTLYFLIDKDRKPVLDVPALYFVQPTPHNIRRIVLDASNSLYDSFHLNFSSSIPRPLLEDLASGTLNSDSIHRISKVHDQYLEFVTLEDNLFSLAHKTCYLQLNDPSAGDKDIEDIVDRIVAGLFSVLATLSVVPVIRCPRGGPAEMVASRLDQRLQDHLLAKNNLFTEGGNFASSFQRPVLCIFDRNFELSVAIQHDFRYRPLVHDVLGLRLNKLNVQGEKGGMKSYELDGSDPFWVANGALEFPDVAVEIETQLNKYKKDVEEVNRKTGGGGDVDFDGNTKHLMNAVNSLPELTERKNVIDKHTNIATALLGEIKERSLDSYAKKESDMMVRGGIDRNELVGVLKGKGSKSDKLRFAIMCLISTENIPQSEIEMVESALRESEVDTSAFQYVKRIKSLNVSLSSASAASRSNIVDWAERLYGQSISAVTAGVKNLLSSDHQLALTRTVEALMEGKPNPEVESYLAFDPRAPKSSSGASSSHLKGPFKEAIVFMIGGGNYVEYGSLLELAHRQQPVRHVIYGTTEILTGGEFVEQLASLGHKMGLGSSAAAAAPPAH, from the exons ATGGCGCTGAATCTCCGGCAAAAGCAAACTG AATGCATTCTCCGCATGCTGAATCTGAACCAACCGCTGAATCCCGGAGCCGGCGCCGGCAACGACGAGGAGGTCTACAAGATCCTGATCTACGATCGCTTCTGCCAAGACATCCTTTCTCCCCTCATCCACGTCAAGGACCTCCGCAAGCACGGAGTTACCCTTTACTTCCTCATCGACAAGGACCGCAAGCCCGTCCTCGACGTCCCTGCCCTCTACTTCGTCCAGCCCACTCCCCACAACATCCGCCGCATCGTCCTCGACGCCTCCAATTCCCTCTACGATTCCTTCCATCTCAACTTCTCCTCCTCCATTCCGAGGCCCTTGCTCGAAGATCTAGCCTCCGGTACCCTCAACTCCGACTCCATCCACCGCATCTCCAAAGTTCACGATCAGTACTTGGAGTTTGTCACCTTGGAAGATAACTTGTTTTCCCTCGCCCACAAGACTTGCTACCTTCAGCTCAATGATCCCTCAGCCGGGGACAAGGACATTGAGGACATCGTTGACAGAATCGTCGCCGGCCTCTTCTCCGTCCTGGCTACTCTTTCCGTTGTTCCCGTGATTAGGTGCCCCCGCGGCGGCCCTGCCGAGATGGTGGCCTCCCGCCTGGATCAGCGTTTGCAGGACCATCTCTTGGCCAAGAACAATCTCTTTACCGAGGGCGGAAACTTCGCCAGCTCCTTCCAGAGGCCCGTCTTGTGCATTTTCGATCGGAATTTTGAGCTGTCGGTGGCCATTCAGCACGACTTTAGGTATAGGCCGTTGGTCCACGATGTGCTCGGATTGAGACTGAATAAGCTGAATGTGCAGGGCGAGAAGGGCGGGATGAAATCCTACGAGCTGGATGGGTCTGATCCCTTCTGGGTTGCAAACGGAGCGTTGGAGTTCCCGGATGTGGCTGTTGAGATTGAGACTCAGTTGAACAAGTACAAGAAGGATGTGGAGGAAGTCAACAGGAAGACTGGTGGAGGCGGTGATGTGGACTTCGATGGTAACACTAAGCATCTGATGAATGCGGTCAATTCTCTTCCGGAGCTGACTGAACGGAAGAACGTGATTGACAAGCACACTAATATTGCTACTGCGCTCTTGGGTGAGATCAAGGAGAGGTCTCTTGATTCCTATGCCAAGAAAGAGAGTGACATGATGGTGAGGGGTGGAATTGATCGAAATGAGCTCGTAGGAGTGCTCAAGGGAAAGGGGTCCAAGTCGGATAAGCTGCGCTTTGCTATCATGTGTCTTATTTCTACTGAAAACATCCCGCAGTCAGAGATTGAAATGGTCGAATCGGCATTGAGGGAGTCTGAGGTGGATACTAGCGCATTCCAGTATGTCAAGAGGATAAAGTCGTTAAATGTTTCGTTGTCATCAGCAAGTGCCGCTAGCAGGAGCAACATTGTTGATTGGGCTGAGAGACTCTACGGGCAGTCAATTAGCGCTGTCACTGCTGGTGTGAAGAATCTGTTGTCTAGTGATCATCAGTTAGCCTTGACAAGAACGGTGGAAGCGCTAATGGAGGGAAAACCAAATCCTGAAGTTGAATCCTATCTTGCTTTTGATCCCCGTGCTCCAAAATCGAGCTCTGGAGCGAGCAGCAGTCACCTGAAAGGACCATTTAAAGAAGCTATTGTGTTTATGATTGGTGGTGGAAACTATGTGGAGTACGGAAGTCTGCTGGAGCTGGCTCACCGGCAGCAGCCTGTAAGACATGTTATCTACGGCACAACAGAGATTCTCACTGGTGGAGAGTTTGTGGAGCAGCTAGCGTCGCTGGGACATAAGATGGGATTAGGAAGTagtgctgctgctgctgctcccCCAGCCCATTGA
- the LOC113783455 gene encoding uncharacterized protein LOC113783455 — translation MGRSSGSGGGGECEGEAEGGATTSSLALRNRYWVLRHGKSIPNAKGLIVSSPENGILEEYRLAPEGVDQARLAGQSFQKMLLENNIPLENVRICYSPFSRTSHTAEVVASVMNLPFVGPQCKVIGDLRERYFGPFNELASHDKYPEIWALDEKDPFLPPEGGESVADVVTRLTEALVSMESDFEGCVVLIVSHGDPLQILQTILKTAKQVKTGADEQDLASRIQAIKVKSVLSRHRKFALLTGELRSAE, via the exons ATGGGGAGGAGCAGTggcagtggtggtggtggtgaatGTGAAGGTGAAGCTGAAGGTGGAGCAACAACCTCGTCGTTGGCGCTGAGGAACAGATATTGGGTGCTGAGACACGGCAAAAGCATCCCTAATGCCAAGGGTCTTATCGTTTCTTCTCCG GAAAATGGGATTCTTGAAGAATACAGATTAGCTCCTGAAGGAGTTGATCAAGCTAGACTCGCGGGCCAGTCCTTCCAAAAG ATGCTGTTGGAGAACAACATACCGCTTGAAAATGTCCGAATCTGCTACTCACCATTCTCAAGAACCAGTCACACTGCAGAAGTGGTTGCATCTGTTATGAATCTTCCATTTGTTGGACCACAATGTAAG GTTATTGGTGATCTTCGTGAACGTTATTTTGGACCCTTTAACGAACTTGCATCACATGATAAA TACCCGGAGATATGGGCTCTGGATGAGAAAGATCCATTTCTGCCGCCTGAAGGTGGAGAAAGTGTTGCAGATGTTGTTACTAGACTCACAGAGGCTTTGGTTAGCATGGAGTCAGATTTTGAAGG GTGCGTGGTGTTGATTGTCAGCCATGGTGATCCTCTTCAGATTCTGCAGACAATACTCAAAACAGCTAAGCAAGTGAAGACAGGAGCTGATGAGCAGGACTTGGCATCAAGGATACAGGCAATCAAGGTCAAGTCTGTTCTTTCAAGACATCGGAAATTTGCACTGCTGACAGGAGAACTACGTTCAGCAGAATAA
- the LOC113783829 gene encoding receptor-like protein 46, whose amino-acid sequence MELVQLQFLNLSQNHLTGKIPDKIGNLKQLETLDLSMNALFGAIPESLSDLYSLNSLNLSHNKLSGPIPSGNQLQTLTDPSIYEGNSGLCGKPLPKNCWEHKSPTKNGPIHDDKGHSESDWSWFYAGIGPGFAVGLLGVLGILLFKKSWRYAYFKFIESACDKIWVKTTRLRRKFR is encoded by the coding sequence ATGGAGCTGGTTCAATTGcaatttttgaatctttcacAGAATCATTTGACTGGAAAGATCCCTGATAAGATCGGCAACTTGAAGCAACTTGAAACACTTGATCTATCAATGAATGCACTCTTCGGTGCAATCCCTGAGAGCTTATCTGATTTGTACTCATTGAACTCTCTGAATTTGTCACACAATAAACTTTCAGGGCCAATACCATCAGGAAATCAGCTTCAGACCTTGACCGATCCATCCATCTATGAAGGAAACAGTGGACTCTGTGGCAAACCGCTCCCAAAAAACTGCTGGGAACACAAATCGCCTACTAAAAATGGGCCCATTCATGATGATAAAGGCCACAGCGAGTCTGATTGGTCTTGGTTTTATGCTGGAATAGGACCGGGTTTTGCTGTCGGGCTCTTGGGAGTTCTGGGAATCCTTCTCTTCAAGAAGTCATGGCGCTATGCATATTTCAAGTTTATAGAAAGTGCCTGTGACAAAATCTGGGTAAAGACTACTCGCCTGAGGAGGAAGTTCCGTTGA